The genomic region GCGCTCGGCCTGGTGCAGAAGCTGCCCTGCTACACCAGCGGCTGGTTCTTCGGCGCCACCACCCAGTACACCCACGCCTGCTACAGCGACATCCCGCACCTGTACAGCGCCCGCGGCCTGGCGCAGGGCCTGCACCCGTACCTCGACATGCTGCCGCAGCCCACTCCGGACATGAAGTTCCTGGAGTACCCCGTGCTGACCGGCCTGTTCATGCAGATCGCCGGCTGGCTGACCCCCACCGGCGGGGTGATCCAGGACCGCGAGCGGTGGTTCTGGATGGTCAACGCCGGGATGCTGCTGATCTGCGCGGTGGTCACGGTGATCGCGCTGACCCGCACCCACCGCCGCCGCCCCTGGGACGCGCTGCTCTTCGCGCTGGCCCCGGCGCTGGCCCTGAACTCCACCATCAACTGGGACCTGCTCGCGGTCGCCCTGACCGCCGTCGCGATGGCCTACTGGGCGAACAGCCGCACCCTGCTGGCCGGCGTCTTCATCGGCCTGGCCACCGCCGCCAAGCTCTACCCGCTGCTGCTGCTCGGGCCGCTGCTGGTGCTCTGCTGGCGGGCCGGCCGCTGGCGCGCCTTCTGGCAGGCCACCGGCGGCGCGGTCGGCGCCTGGCTGCTGGTCAACGTCCCGATCATGGCCGCCAGCTGGGACGGCTGGGCCACCTTCTACACCTTCAGCCAGACCCGCAAGGAGGACTTCGGGTCCTTCTGGATGATCCTGATGCAGGACCGCAACCAGGCCCTGGACAGCCTCAACACCTGGATCGCCGTGCTGCTGGTCGCCAGCTGCCTGGCCGTCGGCTGGCTGACCCTGTCCGCCCCGCGCCGCCCGCGCTACGCCCAGCTGGTCTTCCTGGTGGTGGCCGCCTTCGTGCTCAC from Kitasatospora azatica KCTC 9699 harbors:
- a CDS encoding glycosyltransferase family 87 protein encodes the protein MTSSTHDETAAEAVPVDQAEEPLPTAEGPLPNTVVVPADEDPVAAAGSELIGGPPGRRALLGVSWWIPARFLALATVLTYALGLVQKLPCYTSGWFFGATTQYTHACYSDIPHLYSARGLAQGLHPYLDMLPQPTPDMKFLEYPVLTGLFMQIAGWLTPTGGVIQDRERWFWMVNAGMLLICAVVTVIALTRTHRRRPWDALLFALAPALALNSTINWDLLAVALTAVAMAYWANSRTLLAGVFIGLATAAKLYPLLLLGPLLVLCWRAGRWRAFWQATGGAVGAWLLVNVPIMAASWDGWATFYTFSQTRKEDFGSFWMILMQDRNQALDSLNTWIAVLLVASCLAVGWLTLSAPRRPRYAQLVFLVVAAFVLTNKVYSPQYVLWLIPLAALARPRWRDFLIWQACEVLYYLGIWSYLAYTGDSKQHGIGQDWYHFAVMLHLVGTLYLCAVVVRDILRPDRDPVRWDGSDDPSGGVLDFAPDVFVLGSARRLREEAGYAAFAPAAQESSASSADGVDWLTPEDQPPADSIAPEAAAPGAPVDSLESGAAAEAAESMAEGSA